A window from Drosophila subobscura isolate 14011-0131.10 chromosome O, UCBerk_Dsub_1.0, whole genome shotgun sequence encodes these proteins:
- the LOC117899427 gene encoding tissue inhibitor of metalloproteinase produces MDIRKYLGLLALVLVAVLALNGRPADACSCMPSHPQTHFCKADYVVQLRVLRKSDTIDPGRTTYKVHIKRTYKATPEARRMLRDGRLATPNSDSMCGIRLDLGKVYIIAGRMPTLNVCSYYKEYTKMTITERHGFSGGYGKSCNCTVSPCFGQQCLRHREYSDGCKWSPFGKCERDYSACMPHVTHTVNGSISRCRWRRTQLYRKCLSNP; encoded by the exons ATGGATATCAGAAAATATTTAGGTTTATTGGCGCTCGTCCTGGTGGCTGTTCTGGCGCTCAACGGTCGTCCAGCAGACGCCTGCTCCTGCATGCCCTCGCACCCACAGACGCACTTCTGCAAGGCCGACTATG TTGTGCAGCTGCGAGTGTTGCGCAAATCGGACACCATTGATCCGGGCAGGACCACCTACAAGGTGCACATCAAGCGCACATACAAG GCCACTCCCGAAGCACGCCGCATGCTGCGCGATGGCCGCCTAGCCACGCCCAACAGTGACTCCATGTGTGGCATCAGGCTGGACCTGGGAAAGGTCTACATCATAGCGGGACGCATGCCCACCCTGAACGTGTGCAGCTACTACAAGGAGTACACCAAGATGACCATCACCGAGCGTCACGGCTTCAGCGGCGGCTATGGCAAAAGCTGCAACTGCACT GTATCACCCTGCTTTGGCCAGCAGTGCCTACGCCATCGAGAGTACTCCGATGGCTGCAAGTGGTCGCCGTTCGGCAAGTGCGAGCGCGACTACAGCGCCTGCATGCCCCATGTGACGCACACGGTGAATGGCAGCAtctcccgctgccgctggcgacGCACGCAACTCTACAGAAAGTGCCTCAGCAATCCGTAG